One stretch of Centroberyx gerrardi isolate f3 chromosome 13, fCenGer3.hap1.cur.20231027, whole genome shotgun sequence DNA includes these proteins:
- the LOC139931534 gene encoding zona pellucida sperm-binding protein 4-like, which translates to MPSLPQLPQRQQKAPVPQAPFDKCQVEEGEKIQCGTPDITAEQCETINCCFDGQQCYYGKAVTVQCTRDGQFVVVVARDATLPHIDVDSVSLLEMNDASCSPVGTTSAFAIFQFPVTACGTTMTEENGYVVYENHMSSSYEVGIGPRGSITRDSHFELLFQCRYSGSSVEALVIEVNPVPAPQPVAAPGPLRVELRLANGQCHTKGCDEEEAAYSSYYAAADYPITKVLREPVYAEVHILERTDPNIILTLEHCWATSTPNPNGLPQWDLLVDGCPYHDDRYLTRVIPVDGSSGLPYPTHHKRLVIKMFTFVDQETFTPQKDTVFIHCTTAVCHPSSTNSCEQQCHRQRE; encoded by the exons ATGCCTTCACTTCCGCAGCTGCCTCAGCGACAGCAAAAGGCCCCGGTGCCTCAAGCTCCCTTTGACAAATGCCAGGTAGAGGAGGGTGAGAAGATCCAGTGTGGCACCCCAGACATCACAGCTGAGCAGTGTGAAACCATCAACTGCTGCTTTGATGGGCAGCAGTGCTACTACGGGAAAGCAG TGACTGTGCAGTGTACCAGGGATGGCCagtttgtggtggtggtggctcgGGATGCCACTCTGCCCCACATAGATGTGGATTCAGTCAGCCTGCTGGAAATGAATGACGCCTCCTGTAGCCCTGTCGGCACCACCTCTGCCTTTGCCATCTTTCAGTTCCCTGTCACTGCATGTGGTACTACAATGACG GAGGAAAACGGTTATGTGGTGTACGAGAACCACATGTCGTCTTCATATGAAGTGGGAATTGGACCCAGAGGATCCATCACTAGGGACAGCCACTTTGA GCTATTATTCCAGTGCAGGTACTCTGGCAGCTCTGTGGAGGCTCTCGTCATTGAGGTAAACCCTGTTCCTGCACCTCAGCCAGTGGCTGCTCCAGGACCCCTCAGGGTGGAGCTCAGACTGGCCAATGGACAGTGTCACACCAAGGGGTGCGACGAGG AGGAAGCTGCATACAGCTCCTACTACGCTGCAGCAGACTACCCCATCACCAAGGTGCTGAGGGAACCAGTGTATGCAGAGGTGCACATCCTGGAGAGGACCGATCCAAACATCATCCTGACACTGGAACACTGCTGGGCCACCTCCACCCCTAATCCTAACGGCCTACCACAGTGGGACCTTCTGGTTGATGG GTGTCCCTACCATGATGACCGTTACCTAACCAGAGTCATCCCTGTTGACGGCTCCTCTGGGCTTCCTTACCCAACCCACCACAAACGTTTGGTCATTAAGATGTTCACCTTTGTGGATCAAGAAACATTCACTCCTCAGAAGGACACG GTGTTCATCCACTGTACTACAGCGGTGTGCCATCCCAGCAGCACAAACTCCTGTGAACAGCAGTGCCACAGGCAACGTGAGTA A